The Drosophila innubila isolate TH190305 chromosome 2R unlocalized genomic scaffold, UK_Dinn_1.0 1_C_2R, whole genome shotgun sequence DNA window atcaaatctCTTGAGACATACAGCTTagattttattacaattaaaaaaagaaaaggcaaaacaatattaatgaTTGATTGCGAGCAGCCGGCGAGCGATTGCTAAAAAAGGGactatatataatttcaaataaatgcaacaatttaattcatCGAGTTGATAGAATCAATCAGCTTTATACAACTACTATACATCGCAAGGACTTGCAATTACAATTTGCCTGTCAGCTCGGGAACTGCCTTAAACAGATCAGCGACTAAGCCGATGTCAGCCACCTGGAAAATAGGTGCCTCCGGATCCTTGTTGATGGCCACAATCGTTTTGGAGTCCTTCATGCCGGCCAAGTGCTGAATGGCACCGGAAATGCCCACGGCGATGTACAGCTCGGGTGCCACAATTTTGCCCGTCTGACCAATTTGCAGATCGTTGGGCACAAATCCAGCATCGACAGCGGCACGAGAGGCGCCAACAGCGCCGTTGAACTTGTCAGCCAGATCGTAGAGGAGCTTAAAGTTATCGCCGGACTTGAGGCCACGTCCGCCGGAGATGATGACCTTGGCGCCCGTCAGTTCAGGACGATCCGACTTAGTCAGCTCCTGGGATACGAATTCGGTCAGGCTGCTGGCGTAATCTCCAGCCGGAGCCTGTTCAATGGCaccgctgccgccgctgctggCAGCTGGTGGGAAATTCGTTCCACGCACTGTAATGACCTTGACCGGATCCTTGGACTTGAAAGTGAGTATCGCATTGCCCGCATAAATGGTGCGCACAAATGTGTCCTCCGACTTGACATCAATGATCTCGGATATCGGCGACACATCCAACTTGCCGGCTACGCGTGGCAACACATTCTTGCCAAATGCCGAAGCACCTGCCAAAATGTGAGTGAACTTGAACTGCGATTGGGCGGCCAGCACCAAAGGCGTCAGGGATTCCGCGGTGAATCCTTTGAAGGCGGCATTCTCAGCCACCAAGACCTTGGTGACACCCTCGACCTTGGCCACAGCCTCCGATGCCTAGAGATCAgtgtaaaattcaaattaaaatcaaatgattaTGCAAACttttagcaacaacaacaagaataacagaTATACTTACGGGTCCACATTTTGTGCCTGCGACAAGAACTGTGACGTCACCGCCGATCTTCTTGGCCGCCGAGATGGTGTTCAGTGTGAGCGGGTTAAGTGTCTCATTGTTGTGCTCCGCCAACACCAATGTGCTCTTGCAACGCTGCAACTattaagcaaaagcaacaataaaaattagtaaattaacaaatttatgttaGGTGATCGTGCGACATTTTCTGTAAtcgatttcattaaaatacttACAATGCTGCTGCGCACTAGATTACGCGTATTGCTGGCAAACatgttgaattaatttaacgtTTTAACTGCTTTAAAAATGGttatgaatattaataaatttatttaaatgaagccACAATTACCTTCCGAAGAATCGCAGAAAGTCCAAAAGTCGTTTTCACAGCTGTTGCCACAGATCGTTGCCACCTGGCCGGAAAAACGTTGTCGTTTATTTGAACGTTGCCAGACCTTTGAAAACCAAATAGATTCTTGAAAGTGGCATCTTTGCAGAAAAAAGacgatataatttttttacaatgattctttatttttttgttttttggcgtTTTTTCTAAACCTCAAACCAGATTTGTGATTTTAGATTAAGTTCTGTTgaataatttagttaaatttacaATACTCGCCACTTTTAACAGACTATTTATGTGTAAGCTAACAGCTGGATGTTTAACAgtagcattttattttgttaaaggtttgAAGCTTTTTATCCCAAGGGGAGAGcagttacaaattaaattctgaaaaaaatatattaaagtgcagaaaattccaacaaacaaattttcaaaaaaaggtGGCAAATATTCAAGTtaccaattttgacatttgatcCAAAATGGTACATGTTGCCAGACTGGTAcattttgcagggtggcagccaaACAGTGTTTCCACAgtattttatacatacatatttacataaagcAAGCAATGCTAATTTGTTAGATTTTGTCTAAATTGCGGTGAATAACACAATTATTATAGTACACTTGCAGTTGAATAACTGAACTGAATCATCAAAGACAATGGGTAAAGCAATACCTGATCGGTGCGTATGTTCGcttaagtgttattttaatatacactGAAATTGTGTCGAGACgcgtgttttgttgtttatgttattatttgtgtaatttatattcttgttgttgcagttggcTTAATTATCAACCTATTGGCCAACGCGTACCCGCCACACGTTTTATTGCATTCAAAGTGCCGCTAAAACAGGTGAGTGCTTCGGCCCGACCGCCCGCTTCCCCTCTGATCCAAAACCGGTTGGCAggagcagctacaacaacaactggagtaggagttgaagttggagtATTGATTGATGTTGAAATGTGGACCACCGGCCAAGAGGGcctctaaaaataaataacaaaagggTCCCAAGCAGACGAATTTTGTGTGTATTGCAATTATGCATAAAAGTGGCAAGTGGTACATGCAACCCGATCCCGGGTCCCGGATCCAACAGCCAACATTCAAGAGGACCCCACGCAGCCGCCCTgcatgaatattaaattaaattgtttttgcttaattaaataacaccGCACAGTGGCCGAGGAGTTGCTCCTTGGCAGCTTATTAATTGTACCGCCGCCGGCGCAGTGCATAAATTGAGCAATTTCAACATGTTTTGAATATGTTCCATATTTGCCTTTTGCAGAATGTCAATAACACAGTCGATGAGGAGCTGCGTCTGGCGCCGCATTCCCTGCTGGAGTCTGTTCCAAATTTGGGTCTGATCGTTGACTTGACCAACACCAATCGATACTACAATCCGCAGGCAAGTTCAATCGAGGTTTAACCTTTCTATACACAAACTTATTAAATGATCTATTTCAGGAATTTAGGGATCAAAATGTAGAGCATCAGAAGCTAATGATACCAGGTCATCATACGCCTCCCACGGCACTCGCACAGAGGTAGGTTGTTCGAAAACTCCTCTTATCTGGATAAGTTAATAGGCTGGATCATCAAATTCCATTTCAGATTTTGCGACTATGTGACAAACTTTCTAGAGGCTAATGCGGATAATGGTAAGTGCACAAACTGTAGATTCTCCTCCCACACAAAGATTCACACACTCTGAGCCGTGGGAACGCTTTCCCCACTACCAACTATGCAGATGCATATCAGTCCACACAATTAGAGCTCCAAATATGCAAAGAGATTTTTATCAAAAGCGAGTTGCCGTCCATATATACTGTATGTAATGTGCAATTACCATTTTAAGGCAGTGCAGCCTCCAGAAAGAAATGTTGACAAAGTGACGAAAACTAAGACAATTTCATCTTTGGGACAACTTCAGCATTGTGGGCAGGCGCaatgcacttaaaaaaaaaaggtttttttatcATGCCAACCCAATTTATAAGGCAGTTAAGCCTGATTAAACTAAAactattttgctttttaaatgtctttttattgattgacagttttatatagaaattagctgaatttgtaaaaaaaaacttttaaagcgatctgtttttattaataccGTTTTAACCGGCCTAAAAGTGTAGCGACGGTCTTGAAAAACAAGCTTCTGTAAATGAATTTTCTCGTTATAgcacttaaaaaaagtgtttataaatttaaggtAACTAAACCTTATTTCACTTACACCGACTTAAGCTGTCGTATAAATTAGAACTTAGTCATTGTACCAGCATTCAACGGAAAAAACAGAGTGAtcgcaaaatattaatttacattatgCCAGAGCTGTTATCGTTTGACAGTCTGTTATTAACAAgttgacaacaataacagagtGCATGTGCATATTCGTCAGTTGGCATCATTGGTCCGTATATATGCTAATTAACAGAACTGGCGCCGCTTTGCGTTGAAAATcagcacaataaaataaatacaagatACGAGTTGTCTGCCGACaacaacatacatatttacaacgtaagaaatcaaaaaaaatataagtcaAATTCAAGGTGGTCGCGACTTTTCAAGCGACTAGTTGAAGTTGCTGTCTTCGTTTTACTTTTGCTACAGTGGTTAGCAGATAAGTAATTGCGCTTACTATTTGAATTCAAAGATTGatagtttttaataatgcCTTTAATCcgataattaataacaatactaTTTAGCTATtgacaatttgaaaaaattatttaaaaagttaatatactatcaaaaaatcaaatattatataagattgttttaaatcaaaatccGTTTTTCAATTGggaaaatgtttcaaaagGCATTTAGAACTTTAAAATGTAGGGACATCATTTATGGAACACACTTGATTgacttttgaaatttttttaaaaagattttagcGTTTCGCCCATTGTGACCCAGTTTGGAGCAAGGATGCTGTGGTTTTGCCCATGTTGTAACTTGGTTAAAACACAGCGAAAACATGACGTACAAGTGGCAGCTACGACTGGCTGCAAATGTGGCACCCGCATAGCGCACAATTCGAAAACGACTTTTGTTTGCCGCACCGACTTGCCACACAGAACAGCACCGCACCTGCCTGCCCCCTAGCTACCTAACAAGTACTACGAGCCTTTTACCCGACCGCTgacatgttttattttttatttttcacaaaatttataGCCAATGTTGTGGATATTGGCAGTGCGCAGTGTTTTCTAGATTTAGCCCAGGTCgcgctgcttctgcttttaTGCCAATTTGGCCAGAAACTCAGTcacagtcagagtcagagtcacaTTCGCAGAGGAGTCTCGGGCACAGCCGGTTTTTGCCACTTGGCGTGGGCGATGCGAACGCATTCCTGTGGCAATGTCTGTAATGAAATTTGTAGCAATTTGTGGCGACATGACACAGCCAACTGACAGCAATAGTTAAATGCTTTCACTGCACTACAGATAACTTCGAGCAAACCCCAAGAATGtcatataataattaacaatttcgGTAACTTCTCACTTCCTACTTTACAGA harbors:
- the LOC117785881 gene encoding electron transfer flavoprotein subunit alpha, mitochondrial, which produces MFASNTRNLVRSSILQRCKSTLVLAEHNNETLNPLTLNTISAAKKIGGDVTVLVAGTKCGPASEAVAKVEGVTKVLVAENAAFKGFTAESLTPLVLAAQSQFKFTHILAGASAFGKNVLPRVAGKLDVSPISEIIDVKSEDTFVRTIYAGNAILTFKSKDPVKVITVRGTNFPPAASSGGSGAIEQAPAGDYASSLTEFVSQELTKSDRPELTGAKVIISGGRGLKSGDNFKLLYDLADKFNGAVGASRAAVDAGFVPNDLQIGQTGKIVAPELYIAVGISGAIQHLAGMKDSKTIVAINKDPEAPIFQVADIGLVADLFKAVPELTGKL